TACGGTGGCGACCCGAACGCGATCGTCCTGGCGGGGGGCTCCTCCGGCGCGCACCTGGCCTCGACGGCCGCACTGTCCGGGGAGGAGGTCCTCGGCGTGATCGGCATCTACGGCTACTACGGCGGCGTGGGCGGAGCCGGCACCGGACCCGCGTCCCCACACGAGGCCATCACGCCCGACGCCCCACCCTTCCTGATCATCCACGGCACGCTCGACACGCTCGTGCTGCGCGAGGACGCCCGCGCCTTCGCCCAGCGGCTCCGGGCGGTCTCCCGCCGGCCGGTCACCTACGCCGAGTTGCCGGGCGCCCAACACTCCTTCGACCTGTTCCACTCCCTACGATTCACCGCCGTGAGCGATGCGATCGTCCGCTTCCTCGAGCTGACCCTCGCCACCGACACCACACTCGCCCGGACCCACCACCGCTCTCGTCCAGGCACCAGCGGGGGGCCGGCGGCTGTGGGGGCGACGGTGCGTGCACACGATAGGAGGCCGCGATGATCCGATTCCGCGCGGACCCCGGCGGTGATCAGTTCTACGCGCTCAAGACCTTCCGGGCCGACGGGTCCGCCGCCATCACGCCGATCTGGCTGGCGCCGGTGGGGTCCGGGTGGTTCGGCTACACCCCCGCCCGCTCGTGGAAGGTTCGCCGGATCGAGCGCAATCCCCAGATCGAGCTGGCTCCCTGCCAGTTCGACGGCACCCCCTTGAGCGAGTGGCGCCGGGGCCGAGCGGGGATCCTTCCCACCCGGCTGCGAGGGGAGGCCACGCGCGCCCTGCGCCGCAAGTACGGCCGCAAGTTCGACGTCTTCGCACTCACCCTCGCGCTCGGACGGCCTCGACGCCACGGGGGACCCGCCGTCGGCCTGGCGATCCGGCTCGACGGTGAGACGCCCGAGCCGAACCCGGCCGGGCGTCGTCCCTCGGCGTTGGAGCCTGCTCCCGCCGACACTCCCCCGCGACCGGACGGTCCGTCGCGCAGGGGACCGAGACGGGGCGGGCCGTCGCCGCTCGACGTCGCGGTCTTCCTGGACGAACTGCTCCTCCTGGCCGCGTACGCGGTCGGCGGGGCCCGCTCGGTCGACGGGCCGGTCGCCGGCGTGTTGCTCGCGTTCGCCCTGCCGATCGGGGCGGGACTCGTCTGGGGACGGTGGTTGGCGCCGCGGGCCCGACACCGGCTCGGCCGCACCGGCGCGTTGGCCGTGAAGCTCACGCTGTTCACGGCCGCGGCCGGGCTCCTCGCCGCCACCGGCCTGTCACCCTGGGCGATCGCCTTCTGGGCGGGGTCACTCCCGCTCGTCATCGCCTCCGAACGCCGCCGCTGATCGGGCCGCTCGACCCTGATTCCGGTTCCGGCGCGACCTCCACGGTCACGACCCAGGACGCGAAGGGCCGGCGCGCGGCTGGTGGCACTGCGGTCGCGGTGTTGCACGACTCCCGTGGACAGGGCTGAGAGAATAGAGAGGAGCGAGGAGACGTAGTCATGGTGTTCCAAGGTGAAGTCCTGTCGGTTGGCAAGCTGCTGGATGCTGCCCGCACGACTCCCGAGCCGACCCCGACCCCGAGCGTGGGCGTGCGTCACACGGCGGCACAGAACGCCGAGTCCTGCCGCAAGCTCCTCGTCGACGGCGAGACCCTCGATGCGTGCTGGCGGTTCGGCATCCTCCAGACTTTGGACGACTACACCTCCGTCCTGCGACGCGGTGGCCCCGACCTCGCTGCTGGAGTCTTTGACGACCAGCCTGTCCCTATCGGCTCTGCCGAGGTCGATGCCGCGTTCGCGGCGCTCGCCGAATACCTGGCCGAGCGTGATGGCTGGACGACACCACTGTGGGCGCTCGACGCTTCACGGCACACCAGTGCGTGGTACCCGGCGGTTCCGGCGATCTTCCGCGCCGAGGCCGATCAGGAGAGCCCCGCGGCATTTCGCCGACGTGGGATACTCATCACTTCCCGCTCGTTGTCACGGGCATGACCCAGGCCGTGCAGCTCGACGCGGAAGGGGTCCGCGCCCTGTTCCACGAGTTGTCCGACCGACTCGCCGCGGCCGGAGTGTTCGCGCAGTTGTTCGTAGTCGGGGGCGCGGCGATGGCCCTCGCCTACGACCGCGCCCGCCTCACTCGGGACGTGGATGCGCTGTTCGTGCGGTCGACTCCTGCCACGCCACCGCTTCATTGCAGAAGAGGTCGCCGCCCGCGCGCTCGTCATCGCCTCCGAACGCCGCCGCTGATCGGGCCGGCCCGAGCCGCGTCAACGCCGCGTCGATCGTGCGGTGTGCGTAGCTCGGCGGCGCCGACGGATCGGGCCGCCAGGTGGGCACGACGTCGGGCGCCTCGCTCGGAGCCACGCTGGCGGGCCCGTACTCGAAGAGCCACCACACGTTGTGCCAGGGGTCGAGGAACCGGGCCAATCGCTGGCCGCCGTGGAAGTCGCTCACGTCGGTGATCACGCGGGCGCGGTGCTCCACGGCCCGATCGAGCACCGCGCCCGCGTCGCGCACGTACACCTGCAGCAGCGCGGGAGTGAACCGCCACTGCGGCTTGGCGTCGCACAGCATGAGCGTCGAGGCCCCGAGGCGCACCTCCGCGTGGATGAGCAACTCATCGGCGTCGACGGCGCGGGCCGCGCGGGTCTCGCGCGCACCGAGGACATCGCAGGTGAAGCGGATGAATCCGGGCGCCCCGCCCGGGCCGCGGACCGCGACGAACGGGTTGAGGGTCCCGTATCCGGGCGGTAGTTCGTCGTGGGTCAGCAGGTCGTCGGCTGGGTTTCGCATCGTCCGACGATGCCACCGACCACGACCGGAGACATCCGCCACCTGGACGATGGCGCGTGTCCGCGTCACCGTCGCCGCCCGCGGGGACGGGGACCGGCCGCTAGAAGGCCTGTCCGTGCGTGACCGTGAGCATGCTGCCCGTCCAGTTGAAGCTCAACGGGCGGTCCGCCCGCGCCCAGCGCCGGAAGTCGCGGTTGGGGAAGTACAGGTCGAGAATCTCGCCGTAGCCGTAGTTGTACGACGGCGCCGCCCCGTTGAGTCGGGTGCACTCGTACTCCTCGGGCCAATAGCCCGTATCGCGCGAGAACTGCTCGGGATCGGCGGCCCAGCGCATGACGGTCTCGAAGCCCTCCTCCAGCCCCGCGCCGGCGGAGTTCTTCTCCGGGAAGAGGAAGACCCGGTTGTTCTGGGCGATCTGCGCGGCGAGGGTGAGCGGGTGCAGGTTGAAGTGCGAGTAGCAGATGCCGCGATTGCCGGTGTCGTTGTTGCGGCCGATCTCCGCCGGCTGCCAACCGCGGTGATCGAACTGGCTCTCGAGCAGCTCCCGCCAGCGGGTGATTCCGGAATCGAAGAGGGGGCGGTCGCCGAGGTAGGCCGCGCTGGTCAGCCGCAGCACGACTCCCCAGCTGCCCCAGTTGTTCGTGCGGTGGGACGGGTCGAGGGCGAGCCCTCGGGTGACGAGGTCACGGAAGAGCGTCTCGTCGGCGCTGTGCCACACGTCGCTGTGCCGGCGGAGGACGTCGGCCGCCCACACGAACTCCGGGAACTGGTTGGCCCACACGAGCGGGGTGTCGTCCTTCGGGGAGAGAGTCTCGATGGCGTGCCAGCGCAGGACGAGGCTCCGGGCGGCGGCGGCGAGTTCGCGACCCCCGGTCACGTAGTAGCCGAGCGCCAGTCGGTATGCCGCATGGGCGTCGGCGCGGAACCGCAGCGAGAGTTCGCGCAGCTCCTCCGGGGTCTCGTAGAACGGGCCGACGTAGAACAGCGGCTCGACCGGCGTGGTGTCGGCCGCCCGGGCGAGGTCTGCGGCCCGGCTGCCCACCACGAGGTCGTCGTAGGCCTGCGCCCGGGGAGCCATCCCCCACTCGACGAAATGCGCGATCGTCTCGAGTTCCAGGTCGGTGAGCCACACGGTCAGCTGCCGGCTCGCACCGGCGGTCGCGTTCGCGGCGCCGGCGGCCTCGATCGGGACGATCGTCGCGGCGGCTCCGGCGAGTCCGAGCCGTAGCACTGTACGTCGTTTCACGAATACTCCTCTGTATCGAATCGGGACGGAAAGCGCTTGCAGGGTAGCAGTTGCGCGCGGATCGGACGATGGCGCAAGATGGGTGGATGAGGCCGACCGCCGCGGTGGAGCGGGCCGGATGAGACATCGTCCGGTGCAGATGCGCGGTGCCACCGTCGTGGTCACCGGTGGCGGGCGCGGCCTGGGACGCCGGATGGCGTGGGAAGCCGCGCGCCGGGGCGCGGACGTCGTTCTCTGGGACGCCGACCTCGACGTCGCCGAGCGGGCTGCCGAGCGGATCGGCGAATTCGGGGGCCGGTGCCGGGCCGATCGGGTCGACGTCACCGACGAGGCCGCGGTCGTCGCGGCGACCGAACGCGCGGGCGAGGTGGACGTCGTCGTCAATAATGCGGGGATCGTCAGCGGCGGCGAGCTGCTCGCGAACTCGAGCGAGCAGATCAGGCGCACGTTCGCCGTCAACGTGCTCGGCGCGTACTGGACCACGCGCGCGCTGCTGCCGGGGATGCTCGAGCGCGATCGCGGCGCGGTCGTGAACATCGCGAGCGCGGCCGGGCTCACCGGCGTCGCCCGGCAGACCGACTATTCGGCGAGCAAGCATGCCGTGATCGGGTTCACCGAGTCGCTGCGGGCGGAGCTGCGGGGACGGCCGCGCTGCTCGGTGCGCACGCTGCTCGTGTGCCCGTACTACATCGATACCGGGATGTTCGGCGGCGTGACCACGCGGTTCCCGCACCTGCTGCCGATCCTGCACGAACCCGACGTGGCCCGCTCCGTGATCGACTCGGTCGAGCGCGGCCGGGAGGTGCTCATCCTGCCGCGGCTCGTGCGCTTCCTGCCGGCGCTGCGGCTGCTGCCGAGCCCCATGTTCGACCGGGCGATGGACTTCCTCGGGGTCAACCACACGATGGACCACTTCGTGGGGCATGGGGGCGGGCGCAGCGGGCCCTGAGGTCGGGCCGGCCTCCCGACCGGTCCGACGCCGGAGGTCGCCCGCCGCTCGAACGGTGCTCGGACGCGGCCGGTCAGGACGCCTTGCCGCGCAGCAGCGCCAGCAGTCGGCGGGCCTCGATCTCGAAGGTCTCGGCCTGTGCGCTGACCGCTCGCATGTCGAGGGGGCTCGCGACGCTCAGGGCCGCCTGCCGGATGAACGTACTCAGCGGAACACCCGCCGCGGCCGCCGCCCGTTCCAGCGCGTCGATCTCATCACCGCGTAGCCGCACCGAGATGACGGCCGAGACGTCGCCCACCTCGGGAGCCTCGAGAGGTTCGAGAGGTGCCGGGCAGGCGGTCGAATTCACCTTCGGCCAGCGCTCGAGCGGCCCGCTCGTCGTATCCGCTCACGTCCCGACCTCCCACGCGGCAATCGGCCGCACACGCCCTTCGAGGAGCGAATCACCCGGTGGCGCAGGCTGCGCTCATTCACGTCGTCGAGTCCGAGTCCGACAACCATCATGCTGCAGCTTGACATGTATGACGATACGGCGTCAGGCCGTCAGACACGAGACGATCGACGGCGCCCGCCGACCTTCAGGCCGTCACGCCAGTGCGCAGGTGGCGCGGGCCGCGTCGATGAGCAGGCGTCCGTATGCGGGCCCGTGGCCGACGGCGTGCACGGCGAGCGGGTGCAGTTGGTGCAGCGGGATGCGTTCTCGCCACCCGTCGCGCAGCGGGTGCACCGATTCGTATCCGCGCACGATCTCGTTCAGATGGGGCGCCCCGAACAGGTCGAGCATCGCGAGGTCGGTCTCGCGGTGGCCGCCGTGCGCGGCCGGGTCGATGAGCACCGCGCCCTCCGGGGAGAAGAGCAGGTTCCCGTTCCACAGGTCGCCGTGGATGCGGGCGGGCGGCTCGTCGTCGTCGAGCGCGCCGGAGGCCACGAGCTCGCACGCCTCGCGCACCACCTCCGCTCCGGCGCGATCCAGGTTGCCGTTCGCGACCGCGCGCTCGAGGAAGCAGGCCACGCGGTCGCGGGCGTAGAAGGCTCCCCAACTCGTCTCGGCGGCGGCCGGCTGCTCGAGGCGGCCGATGAACAGCGGCCCGTCCCAGCCGTCGGGCCTGGCGCCGAACGCCCGGGCGCCGGCGCCGTGGGTGGTCGCGAGCGACCGGCCGAAGTCGCGGGCGGCCCGAGCGGTCGGCGCGGCCGGCTCGATGCGCTCGAGCACGATCCGCCTCGCCGACACGTCTCGGACCTCGGCCACGCGCGCACCGGCTGCGGCGAGCCAGCGCAGGCCCGCCGCCTCCGCCTCGAACGCGCCCGCGGGCGCGTCGGGGTTCTCCTTGACGACGTCGCTCACCCGCCTACCGTACGCGCGAGCGCCCACGCGTTGTGCCAGTCCGGCCCTGAGCTGCGGGATCACACGTGAGCGGATGGCGCAGCCGGGCACACGCCACCCCACTAGGTTGACGCATGATCTAGTCGCTGTGAGCATCTAGATATGGATGAGGAGTGGCCGAGCGATTGGCTTCGCGGCGTGCTGGAGACGATGGCCCTGGCGGTGGTCTCCGAGGGCGAGACGTATGGGTACCTCATCGCTGCGCAGCTGGCCGATGCGGGGATGGGAACGATCAAGGGTGGAACGCTCTACCCGGTCTTGAACCGTCTCGAACGAGAGCGAGCGCTCAGTTCGCAGTGGCGTCAGGGTGATGGCGGCCCCGGCCGGAAGTACTACCGGATCACCGGGGCGGGGCGTGATCGACTCGAGGAGCAGCGCGCGCGGTGGCACACGTTCACGGAGCGAGCGTCGTCGATCATGCGGGTGCAAGGGAACGGAGCTGAGCATGACCACGGTTGAGAAGTACACCCAGGAGTTGACCTTCGCGCTGCGGCTGCGCGATGTCCCCGGAGAGGTGATCGGGGATGCGATCGCGCAGGTCGAGAGCCACCTCGCCGAGAGCGGAGAGGACCCGGTGGCGGCCTTCGGCCCCGCGAGCGAGTATGCCGCCAGCTTCCGCGACGAGCAGCGGCCCGCTCGCCGATGGCCGTGGTACGTCGCGGGCTGGCTCCTCGGATTCCTGTTCGGGTCCATCCTGATTGACGGCATGTTCGGGCAGATCCGTCACGAGGAGATCCTCTGGGGAGTCCACCCGGTTGCCGCGATCGTCGTCGGCGCGTTGGGATTGGTCGGCTGCTTCGTGGCGATGCTCGTGATCGCGGCGGACAGGATCAAGGATCCCCGGTAGGCGACGCGGGAACGCAAGTCCACACCACCATGAGGGCGCGGCGCCCCGCACCAAGATGTCTGCCACGTCCGCACCTGCGATATCAGCGATCGCGGATGCGCCTCGCGTCAGGAGCAGCGTCGCTTCGGGCATGGACCTCGCAAGCGCCTCGTCCATGGTGGCCAACATTGCGTTCGGCCGGGACGCCGCCACCGAAGCCAGGTAGGCGTCGGTGACGTGGCGATGTCCGCGAACGCGGTCGCGGGGGACCCGGGAATAGGAGAGTGTGTCCGGCCAGAACTCGTAACCCGGCCGCTCTCGAATGAGGCGAAGGCTCTCGAGGGCCTCGGCCGCCGTGGCCCCGAGGCGTAGTGCGAACCCGATCAATGCACCCTCGACGATCGGGCACACCGCAAACGAGTCGACACCCATGGCCCACCGCGTGGCCCGCTCATGGTGTACATGTTCACGCGCGGTGAGCGAGATCAGTACGTTCGCGTCCAGCAGGAACGTGGTCACTCGTCGTCCAGTGCCGCGGCCACATCCTCGGGCGTGATCGTTCGCCCGAACTCCATCACCGGGAATCCGGAGCGTTCATCGACCTCGATCGTGATGGGTTCGTCGAGTTGACCCAGGCCGCGGATGGTCAACTCGGCAACGGTGGCCGAGAGGGACTGCCCGCGTGCAGCCGCCAATTCCTCGGCACGCCGGCGAACGGCAGGAGGAAGATCAACGGTGGTTCGCATGCGTGCATCGTATTTGCATCAGCCACGCGTCACGAAGGCTTCAGTCCATCTGGATGAATGTCCGGAGCCATCGCCCTGCCCGGCGTGGGACGCGCTCGGCTCGACGGGCTCGATGCGGCGGGAGGGGCTATTCGTCCTGGTCGAGTTCGGCCATGTCGCCGACCTCCGGGGTGCCCTCGCGGAGCGCGTAGCGCTGCATGATCGCGCCCTTCGGGGAGGCGACGACCGGCTCGAGGAGCTCGAGGCTCGTGGGCACGGCGCCGCCGGCGAAGACCTTCTTGCCGCCGCCGAGGAGGATCGGATACACCCACAGCGTGAGCCTGTCGAAGAACCGCTCCGCGAACAGCGTTTGAACGAGGTCGAGGCTGCCGATCACGTGGACGTGCTCATGCCGGATCCGCAGTTCCCGCACGGCGGCGAGGTCCGGACCGAGCTGGGTGGAGTTGTTCCAGCGGAGGTCGCGGGTGCTGCGTGAGGCCACGTACTTGGGAAGACGGTTGAGCCGCTCGGCCATCGGGCCCCGCTCGCCCGGCCAATAGCCCGCGAAGATGTCGTAGGTGCGGCGTCCGAGCAGCAGTGCGTCCATGCCCTCCATGCCGGCGTCGATCTGCTCGCCGACGAGATCGTCGAACAGCGGCGCCTGCCAGCCCCCGAATGCGAACCCGCCCTCGGGGTCCTCCTCCGGGCCGCCGGGCGCCTGTGCGACGCCGTCGAGCGTGGTGAACAGGTCGATGTGGATGAGTCCCATGGCGTGCTCCAACCGTGCCTCCCGCCGTCACGGCGGCGACGGGAGGAGGTCGAGACTGCCACGTGCGGCGCCCGGACGGAAGAGGCGTAGCGCCCCAGGTCACCCCGGAGAAGCTTCATTCGACCGGGTCGTGCTCGGTGCCGCGCCCCTTCTCCAACCCGTCGATCGACTCGAGCAGCCGACGAGCATTGGCGGGGCTACGAAGCAGGTAGATGGTCTCCTTGAGGGACTTGTATTCGTCGAGCGCCACCATGACGACCGGTTCACGACCCGCTCGGGTGATGACGACCTCCACGCGGTCGTCGATCACAGCGTCGAGAGTCTCCGCGTACCTGGCCCAGGACTCCGAGTACGACATCGTGCGCACCCTGCACCTCCTCTACGTACCCAGGAGCGTATGTAAGTGCCGTTCGCTCCACCACCCCGAGAAGCGACCTCAGGCCCACCCACCCAGGCAACGCCCCACCATCAGTCCTCGTCTTCGTCGAGCGCCGCAGCG
The window above is part of the Pseudactinotalea sp. HY158 genome. Proteins encoded here:
- a CDS encoding DUF2568 domain-containing protein; this translates as MIRFRADPGGDQFYALKTFRADGSAAITPIWLAPVGSGWFGYTPARSWKVRRIERNPQIELAPCQFDGTPLSEWRRGRAGILPTRLRGEATRALRRKYGRKFDVFALTLALGRPRRHGGPAVGLAIRLDGETPEPNPAGRRPSALEPAPADTPPRPDGPSRRGPRRGGPSPLDVAVFLDELLLLAAYAVGGARSVDGPVAGVLLAFALPIGAGLVWGRWLAPRARHRLGRTGALAVKLTLFTAAAGLLAATGLSPWAIAFWAGSLPLVIASERRR
- a CDS encoding VOC family protein codes for the protein MRNPADDLLTHDELPPGYGTLNPFVAVRGPGGAPGFIRFTCDVLGARETRAARAVDADELLIHAEVRLGASTLMLCDAKPQWRFTPALLQVYVRDAGAVLDRAVEHRARVITDVSDFHGGQRLARFLDPWHNVWWLFEYGPASVAPSEAPDVVPTWRPDPSAPPSYAHRTIDAALTRLGPARSAAAFGGDDERAGGDLFCNEAVAWQESTARTAHPRPE
- a CDS encoding alginate lyase family protein — protein: MKRRTVLRLGLAGAAATIVPIEAAGAANATAGASRQLTVWLTDLELETIAHFVEWGMAPRAQAYDDLVVGSRAADLARAADTTPVEPLFYVGPFYETPEELRELSLRFRADAHAAYRLALGYYVTGGRELAAAARSLVLRWHAIETLSPKDDTPLVWANQFPEFVWAADVLRRHSDVWHSADETLFRDLVTRGLALDPSHRTNNWGSWGVVLRLTSAAYLGDRPLFDSGITRWRELLESQFDHRGWQPAEIGRNNDTGNRGICYSHFNLHPLTLAAQIAQNNRVFLFPEKNSAGAGLEEGFETVMRWAADPEQFSRDTGYWPEEYECTRLNGAAPSYNYGYGEILDLYFPNRDFRRWARADRPLSFNWTGSMLTVTHGQAF
- a CDS encoding SDR family oxidoreductase, yielding MRHRPVQMRGATVVVTGGGRGLGRRMAWEAARRGADVVLWDADLDVAERAAERIGEFGGRCRADRVDVTDEAAVVAATERAGEVDVVVNNAGIVSGGELLANSSEQIRRTFAVNVLGAYWTTRALLPGMLERDRGAVVNIASAAGLTGVARQTDYSASKHAVIGFTESLRAELRGRPRCSVRTLLVCPYYIDTGMFGGVTTRFPHLLPILHEPDVARSVIDSVERGREVLILPRLVRFLPALRLLPSPMFDRAMDFLGVNHTMDHFVGHGGGRSGP
- a CDS encoding ribbon-helix-helix protein, CopG family, encoding MGDVSAVISVRLRGDEIDALERAAAAAGVPLSTFIRQAALSVASPLDMRAVSAQAETFEIEARRLLALLRGKAS
- a CDS encoding fructosamine kinase family protein, giving the protein MAQRVGARAYGRRVSDVVKENPDAPAGAFEAEAAGLRWLAAAGARVAEVRDVSARRIVLERIEPAAPTARAARDFGRSLATTHGAGARAFGARPDGWDGPLFIGRLEQPAAAETSWGAFYARDRVACFLERAVANGNLDRAGAEVVREACELVASGALDDDEPPARIHGDLWNGNLLFSPEGAVLIDPAAHGGHRETDLAMLDLFGAPHLNEIVRGYESVHPLRDGWRERIPLHQLHPLAVHAVGHGPAYGRLLIDAARATCALA
- a CDS encoding PadR family transcriptional regulator, translating into MDEEWPSDWLRGVLETMALAVVSEGETYGYLIAAQLADAGMGTIKGGTLYPVLNRLERERALSSQWRQGDGGPGRKYYRITGAGRDRLEEQRARWHTFTERASSIMRVQGNGAEHDHG
- a CDS encoding dihydrofolate reductase family protein encodes the protein MGLIHIDLFTTLDGVAQAPGGPEEDPEGGFAFGGWQAPLFDDLVGEQIDAGMEGMDALLLGRRTYDIFAGYWPGERGPMAERLNRLPKYVASRSTRDLRWNNSTQLGPDLAAVRELRIRHEHVHVIGSLDLVQTLFAERFFDRLTLWVYPILLGGGKKVFAGGAVPTSLELLEPVVASPKGAIMQRYALREGTPEVGDMAELDQDE
- a CDS encoding type II toxin-antitoxin system Phd/YefM family antitoxin; the protein is MRTMSYSESWARYAETLDAVIDDRVEVVITRAGREPVVMVALDEYKSLKETIYLLRSPANARRLLESIDGLEKGRGTEHDPVE